The sequence TGGAAATGCTTGGAAATTTATGAAAGAAGGTTAAACTTgaagaaaatgaattgaaaGATGTAATTGTAATAAAGCTACCACAGTTTTctgaagaaatgaaaagaagcaGATGGCATTTTTATGATAAATCTCCACCTGCAGTCAGGTGTAGGCCACACCATAGATGTTCTAGACGATGTGGATCGAGCACCCTTTCATATACCTGTCTGCACCAAGTTGACACTTGTTTGCCCTTCTCTGTCTTCGATTGCGATAGCGATTTGAATAAGAAAGTGGTGAATTCGTGGCAATCTCTCGAGACACTCCTAAAAAGATATCAGAATAACGTGCACCGTCTCCAAATCTTTGAGCAAACGTATAAAGTAACAggtatattcaaaatttatgaTCATTTTAAGTAATGTCCAAACGACATGAATTGTAGACGGTTCACAAACTCTCGTTCGTGTTTCGACCACGTGTTTCACATGACTAATCGGTTCTATGAATGAATGCTACGTTGATATTAACCAGGATTTCACAAAGGTAAAGAAACCACCAACTCTTTCTTGATATCTAGACTTGTGTATGCTGCAATCTCCTGCACTCCACCCTATCTGGACAATGGATAAATATTTGCactgtttaaataaatattattaaaataaatattgtattaggtgtacaaattaattcggtgccttttctttttttaattaatggcttatttttaataataaattattaaatttatcgttcgcgccatttttcaaattcacaaaagcgcgggaaaatatttgaatttaaaatagtaaccaagaaagtgtaatattaaaggtaccgaattaatttgtactatttaaaagaaacaaatatttctaCCAATGTCCACATGGTATACTGTACTCTGTGGCTATTTAAATGTAATCCCACCCTTTGGTTGCCTCATCAAGCTTTATTATGTgctctttctatttctttctttctcagtATTGTCTCTCCTTACGACGACCGTGATCGTTATAAACCACAGGATAAATGGATCAAACGAAATTCtaaaaaatacttaataaaatGATCCATCGATCCTGTTggtataatattgaaattagaaTTTCCTTCGAGCACAGTCAATTCAATCTCCTCCAGAGGAGTCATTGATTGATTGTGAGACGAAGGAAATGTGCAAGATGGTTTTAAAAGAAACGAAATGAGATTGATGTTTCTTGAATTTAGGTACACTCCTTCTACACGGGGCCAGTAATGCCCTCGAACGGTGGTCGTCGAATGTCCACGGGGGCAGGAATGCAGTCGGTTGGCAGTAGATTGTCCAGTCAAACCCAGTCGTCGCATTATGGTAGTTACGGTCAGCACACTGGCAGTGGAAGAATAATGCCTAGAAGCGGTTCGGATCAGCATTTGCCTCGAGTCGACTACACCAGCATCACTACACCTGCTCGACACACTCTTCTTAGATCCAGCTTGAAGTCGGGTCCGTTGACAGACTAACTTAGAGGAAGAATCTTGTGAAATATACCTGTTCGTTGTTTATGGTCCTCTGTTCCGCCTAACAGGAACATCAGCGTTGAGATACAACACCAGATATGGCACCCAAGGGGACAGTACAACGTCGGCCCAAAGGCAAGGTCAGTTCGGCACCCTGACAAGGAGGCATCGACCCTCGTTGGACTACGCGTCCGACACCGAGGCAACGTGTTCCAGTTCACCGAAGTCTGCGTACTATTACTACAGGCACAACATGAATAATCCATCTCAAAGCAGTGCTGTGTCGCACCTTGCCACCCTCTCCAGGTCGCAAATTGGTCAGAGTTCCTCCGGTCAGTTGTAttgcaaagaaatattttttgatagcATGCAGTTGATAGGGTTAGTATAAATGTATGGGTTCATATGTTGTAGGTCTGAGATCAAATTCGTTGCCTCGCAGTGGCAGAACGTTGCCTCAGCAACCTGGTCTTAGATCTGGACTTAGTACGGTAGCATCAGGACTGATAGATCAGGAAGACAGCGATGGAGCACTGTCAGCACCTGAATTACCTTCCATCAGACGTGACAGAGGTAACAGTGATTAAGTCATCATAGGTTATCGTTAAGTTAACGTTTGGATTTGAACAATAGGAAGAATACCGTCATCACCCAGTGTGTTCACATCGGATGAATACAGAGCATGGCTGAGTAGAACGCCAAGCACCagtgcgttgtacgaacagatCAGAGCTACTACGGCTAGACCACCGCGTTACACTTATAGTGCAGAAAATATTCATGCAGCTGCGAATCAAGTAAGTAAATATGTGGCAACAAATTAAATGGTTAgtatttaaatctattttcggtcagtattttattaccaaaatggtcagtataaaaatactaaactgTTAGGTTAGTACATAAATGGCGAATGGtcagtataaaaatactaaactgTTAGGTTAGGTCAGGTTAGGTTAGTACATAAATGGCGAATGGTCAGTATGGAAGGATACTGATACAAAAATTAACcaaaattcctttctttttaattaaatttatataaatttttttttaaataaaataaatattattaatcaaATAGAATAAGGAACAGTGATAATAgtaggaaaaattaaaaaaattattctccAAAGGATTTAAATACTGACCAGTAAAATACAAGCCTAaatatatttcttcatctttaaAGTAATTAATGATTTCTTCTTGTGCAGGGTGAATATGGAAGTTACGGCGGGTACAGACCACTCTCCAGCACGCTCGATCGTCTCTCGACGAGGTCAGCCTCGGCTCAACAAGTGAACCTAGCCAATCTGAGAGCATCGACAGCGATCAGTTCAACGTGCCATCGTGGAACGACGAATCCAAGACCGGCCTCGGTTGCGTCGAGTGCTCGTACATCGTTGACGAGTCAAAAGCCATCGTTGAGTAGCTCAGCCACTCAGAGGGCGACCTCGGTTAGGAGAATCAGGAACTTACTGGACCTAGAGTCCACGAGAAGCATACCCACCCCAACGCCTACCAGAACTCAGGATCAAAGACTGCTAGATATTAATCCTGCAGGTGAGCAGGCTGATTCTCGAAGTATTAAGTAAGATAATTCTACTTTTCGTCGCTTTTCTTCTGCAGAGTTCctcaaatataaaatagaaaaaccgCCAACTGTAGGGACTCCGAGCTCGACCAGCTCTCTCTTGAGTTCGCTCGGGGAAACGAGTAGCGGTGACCTGGCTGGTGGTATCAGTGGATTGCTATGGGTCCATCTTCTTGCTGGACGTGGTCTTCGTTCGACGACGTCCTCTTCGGCAGCTACCACACCCTCGACACCATCAGGTCAGCCTAATTTAGGTACGTTCGGGAGTATGCACCTCCTTTAGACTACTACTCCTTCGCACACTAGGATCTTTTTCATCTAACTTCATTGGTAACATTCGTATCAGTACATTGATCGCCACTTAGGTCCTTTTTCCTTAAACTCTCGAATGTTAGCAGAAAGTTAATTTGAAATAGAAGTGAAATAAAGCCAGCAGGAAACATGAGTTGGAAATGCAACGCCAAAAGTTCTCtattgtttaaaaatcataCAGCTAGCTGTGGCTTAAGAGACTTGTATTGCGTGCTGGAGTGCGACAGGGTGCACAAAGCAAGAACAGTGGTGCGAACCGGTGACCTGATGTTCGACTGGGACGAGACCTTCGAGCTGGACCTCGTTGGCAACCGGCAACTGGACCTGCTCGTCTATTCCTGGGATCCTCAGTATAGGCATAAACTTTGTTACAAGGGCTCGGTGCACCTAGCGAGCCTCCTGAAGGAATCGCCTCTTCAACAGCTGGCTGTCAAGGTCGAGCCACGTGGCACGATCTACTTAAGACTGCGATACATTGATGCTCAGCAAACGTTCCGAAGGAGAGGACTTCCAGTCATATCTTTGGCCACCAGAGTTGCACCTCTCTTTGGAGTTGATCTTGACACAGTGGTGAGTGATCTTTTCAGGTCTTTCAGTTATTAAATCTTTCATGTATCATTTGGAATGTTACTTTGACTTCAGGTGAGCCGAGAGAGTAAAACTGGCGGAGTTCCTGGAGGTGTTTCCACCGCCCTGGCGATGGGTGTTCCAAACGTACCTATAATTGTCTGGCGCTGCGTCGAGGAAGTTGAGAGAAGAGGTCTCGATATCATCGGTTTGTACAGGCTTTGTGGATCAGCGACCAAGAAGAGGATACTTAGAGAAGCCTTTGAAAGGAATGCTCGTTCAGTGAATCTGTCACCTGATAATGTACCAGATATCAACGTTATTACTGGTTATTTTCTTCAACAAATAACGCTCTACAGCAGACCTGTCTGACCTGTGGCCCACGGGCCACTCGTGGCTCCTTCCCCCACCACGGAGCTCGAGCTTGGCCCCTCCCACTCTTCCAGGTGGTGTCCCGACTCTTCCAATATTTGACGCGTATTCCCTGGTCCTAGGAAACCGCTGCCCCAATACTGACACTACTGGATGGTGGGGGAAGTCTGAAGCAGTGGCTCTTTCCCTTCTAGCAGATAGAAATCTTCAAAAGACACCCCCTActcccctggggaggggccgggggTAGTGTGGGATTAGTGTGATACTCCACGGTGGTCTGCACTGGGGCTGTAGGAAAGACCCCGGGACCCCCCCTCGTCGTGGGCGAGGGTCTaccctttgaccctcccccgtGTAGCAGTTAGACAGGCCTGCTCTACAGATCAATTTCAATAGacatttaatttatgataatcTGTCCTCAGGTGTGCTGAAGGATTACCTACGAGAACTTCCTGAACCACTTTTCACAAAGTGCCTCTACCAAATGATGGTCGATGCACTGGCCGTCTGTTTACCAGATGATCCACAAGGCAGCGCCAAACTCATGTTCAGTATACTCGACTGTTTGCCAAAAGTGAACAGGGTTTGTATCTAACCAGAGAACAATCAGATTTCATAAATCTGTAAAATATTGCTTTACACTGTTCCATTTCTTTGAATAGTGCACATTAATTTACTTGTTGGACCACTTGGCAATGGTGGTGTCGCAGTGCAACAAAATGTCACCAGCAAGTCTGGCAGTCTGTTTCGGGCCAGTTTTGATGTTACATTCCGAGGAGAATGGGCCACCGTTAGACTTCCAACAGCCAATAGCTGTACTCAAGTATCTCCTTGAAATATGGCCCGTTAAGTCAGGTAATGTCGTCATTCCTAACAATATATTTTCTTGAAACTAAACTCCGGGGTAGAAAATGATTGCGAAATGATCTCAATGAAGAATCGTTCCGATCAAACAATTGTACCGTGAGAATAAGAGCCGAATAATCAGTCGCTCATTTCACAGACAGTTCGGAAGATTTCTTCAGTCGCTTCAGCGCTTCCTCGAGTTACGCAACAAGCAGAGCACAACAACAGTCAACACCAAATGCAGCAGcatcagcagcagcaacagcagcagcaacaggtGCCGCATCAAATGCAGGGAACATTGGGACGAACAGGGCTGCCCTGGCAGCAGCAACACTCACTTCATCAACAGCCCCCAACTTCAACAGCCGCGGTTCTCGCGGCCTCCACTCGTCCTCCACCACCGGTCAAGCCTCGACAGGTTAGTGCTCTCCCACTACTCTCGCTTTATCTCGGCGACGTTCGTTCCAATCTTTCACCAACCTCTTCTTCCCTCCTCTGTAGACGTTCCACTTTCTTCATTGACGCCTTAAGTAAGTAAAGAATACGTACTTGGAAGAACACATTTCGCAAAACATTTGTACAGAGGATGGACAGGAAAGGAAGGTCAAAGATACAACTTTCCTGGTTTTCGTTtcacatattataaaaattgtaaattaagaAGAGAAATACCAGGAAAGTTTAATGAAACGCTTCAAGAAATTCGACAACAGTCTTCGCTTTTTCTATCCGTGTATCACATGCATTATATATATCTGAAGCGTGTTGTGAACAGCATGATAGGCAAAGTATAAAGACTCTGTTCATTCCCTTTTGTTTCGCTTCGCAGAACAAATCCCGACGCGCTTTCATAATCTCGGATCAGTGAAACGTTCGTTCCATTCATTTACTCATTCATTCATGCATACGTTCCATTCATTTACTCAGCTCATATCGGTTCCAGGTTCACGTGTAGCTCTCTCggcgatctttttttttttttatgttaatcACCAGTTGTTGCAGACTGTTCGCTATGCACCTAAACTACAAACGAATCCTACTGCTTTCCttgaaagatgaagaaaattaaGAGAACATTTGATCaatcaatttcatttgaaaaattgagCTTGTTCTGCCTGGCAAACAATTTGCAAAGAAACGATGTCGCGTGTTGTATCCGTGTAAATAAAACGCCTCCGTGCATGTCTCGATGTCAGTTCTTGTACATTTATATTTGGGTGCAACGATGAAGATACCGGTTGCTTTATGATTTTCGTTTCTCTTTGCCGCcagtctctctctttctctctctctctctcgacgtCTTTCTTATTATATAGTGACGATTTACGTTGTCTTCTTTATCTTTTTTCGTTTGGGCACGTATTCTTCAGAGCAAGCGCAAATTGCCGGCTCTACCAAACCGCTGACAGCACAGAGACGCCGCTTCTTGCACAGGTATTATCGTTATTATCGTTTTCATTCGCGTTAAATCAGCCTTTAGTTATCATTATCATATTGCATGGCCCGAATATTCAGATATCAGAGAACCAATCTATACACTCATTCATCTGTCACCTTCCATTCTACTTTATTTGCACAGAGTCTGCGTGGGTGGTTCCAAGGAATTGTGTAAAAATGTACGGGACCATTGAAGAAATGCAATCCACTCAAACGATTACCAAAGATTCTACGCTGTATACAATTTAAACCTAAGAAACCAAATAACCGTCTAATTAAAACACAAAGTAACTTGTTATGTTTACTCTGTCTATCAGTTGGTTGATGTACAAGCGTTCATGCACAGAGTTTAGAGTACTCTTACAATGTACTTTCACCTCTCGTCGCATAGATGTTtacttaattaaaattggaacgAAGAGAAAACATAGGGAAAGTGGTCCTTCTTAAGAGTAGCAAGCGTAGAGTGTTAAGtagtttattttaattgacCTACCACTCAACTTTTGACAACACTCTAAATCAGTCTGAGAGATCATTAGTACACCTAGAACGGTGGTAATTGCGCCATGAGTGTGTTGCATCTTGAATTCGGTTTTATATTCACCTTTTTTATGTAAGACTATGAATTACCTGTGCATTATTGAAACTGTATTCAAGTACACAATATTCTTTGAGTTCTCAGATATCCTTGTCCAACGAACACACAAATCTTAACCCTTCGTCGATGAATGCAAGAATGCCAAAGTATAGTATGCAAGATGAGACACTTAAATGACTAATTCTACTTTTAACCATGTAACAATGTTAATTTAAAGCATCTCATATTCTCTTTAGATACAGTTCAGTTCCGCTTCATCATCGCCATTCAAAGACAAAAACATTTTGTTCAACAAGAAGTCTCATTTTGGCTTCAAGAATCCTTCAGCGGAGCTTTCACCATAGAAACATTTGCATCCACCTTGCACACATAATCATGAAAATCTTCTTCCATGAAAATACAGAACTCTTTGCACATTAATTTCATAATCATCCTTCGTCACAAGAATAGACACGTTTCTTATTGGGTTTTGAAATCTAACGCTTCGGTcagagtgcaaagggttaatatactTTCACACACAGCTTCCTGTTTGAGTCGAAGAAGCTTGCATGACTAATGGAAAACGACGCTGGCGATACGGCGTCTCTGTTTGCATAGGTGATAGTCTCGTCTCCCGGTTCACCTAGCAGCGAGGAGTCGGAAGCCTCGCCGGAGCCAATTAACAAGAGCCTCATGGGTGGCCTGGGACTCGAGAAGGGCAACGAAGGGGTCACGACCAACTCAGCTGGCCCTGGAACAGAACAAATCACTCCGTCAAGCAGCGTCGACACCGAAGAGGGAAATACACCGCATCAGGAAGAAGGCGAAAAAGGCGTGGAGGGCGACGCTGAAGCCAGCGACGACGATCGACACCAGCACGTACCCAAGACGCATTAGAATCTTCTTCAAATACACGAGGATCGAGTCGGGGGTGCGCGTCCTGAATAGTTTGAATGTCTCACTTTCCATTCATCGTTTGAACAACCTTTCGATACTTTTCAAGGGTCAAACTTCGTTTTAGAGGAGCAGAAATTAACGGTTCCAAAATATGTAGtcttgtagtttttgacctgaaacattcgaaaatgcaagttaaaaatggttttaaaaatacaattgtGTAAAAATGTACGTATTTATTGATGTTTGACAGGTCAGTACGACGCCATATTGTTTCTACGCATTCTCTGATTGGTTCGCTGTAATGACTAACTTCCgcttactttatttaaaaacatattgCTTCTTGATTGCTGCTATCAAAAAATCCATAAGATGTGTTTCGTTAATTTTACGAAACCTACGCCACAAAAATTCACATAGGCGATCGGTAAAGTCTTCGTCGTGGAAGCGACTCCGAAGTTCGATTTCGAATTTATGCGCGAACCAATCTGAAGATAGCTAGAAGCAATATGGCGTTGTACTAACCTGTCAAAGTACGCAAAATACACTTTCTTCAcacaattgtattttttaaaccatTAGTTTCCACGatttttaacttgcattttcgaatgtttcaggtcgAAAACTGTATTCGATACTTTCATGTGTACTAAAGAAGATTTGATACtttttattcaacaatttttgGTTCCCTAAGATGAAGTGCAGCCTTTCCTATGATTGATGCTTCAGTTTTGCCCAACGCTGATGACACTGAATACAGACACGTTTTACACGATTATTAACGAGAATTTGAAGCTTGTTAAACTAGGAGAGGATTTTGTTATTTGCAAATGATTCAGGGAAGGAAGAATGAACGTAAGTTCTTAAAACATTGTTCACCGATCAGAACTGTGTTGATTTTCAATTCTACTTTTCAAATTTACAACAACAAAGCTTTTCTTTGTTTTGAAGAAATCCTTGAATGGTGAACAAATGCGTTAAgaatttctctttcattttaattcaaCATTCTTGTGGTGTGTTGACAAAAGCTAAAGACAGGAAGAGATGTTCTTCTTTTTGATTTTCCAAAGATATTTAAACGCGTTGACTGCAATGATTTGGAAGTTTAATACATGCTGTTCTTGGAACAGCAAACTATACCAAAGACTTAAGTCTGATATATACTATATTCAACATTATCGAGTCAAGTGATTTCTTCTTTGAGAATATTAGTGCATTGTTGGCTGTGTTAGGGAATTTTCTTTGTTGTACGATGTGTtgtgtttggaaatatttatacGTGTTTTTTCTGGCAGTCAGCGCATCAAGTTACATGTATGCTCTTCTAAAAGGATACGTTCAAACGATAACGAACGTGCAACTATGATAAATCAAGGCTGAATTTTGTCGCCAGACGCACAATAAAAGCGACCATTGTTTTCCAAACGTGGAACGATACGCATAATGGGACCACTGCGAATATTCGTTAAAAAATCTTCGCGATTAAAGAATATCTAACGCTGAAATTGACGATCTGACGACCGACTGGAAGCCTTTTACATGTTcttcataaaaattcatttgataATCATTCACCGGTGAGATATCTGTCGAGTAACACACCAAAGAAAACTGCTAACTAACGTTACAGTGATGTTCATGGAAGGATTTCACTCTTTGGCTGCAAAGTACGTTGTCTTTTCACAGTTATCATAACTGTAATCGATGAACAGGTTCCTAATTTATAAAAGTTTGCACAAAATTCCATTATTATACATATGAATCTTCTTTCGAAGAAGATAAACTGAGTTACCGCTCTAAAAGAGAACACAATTCTTTCTTTTCACAGCTGAAGAGTTCGTTGTAAGTCTGACGCATCTTTCTTCAAGcacaaatatcgtagaagaaaatataaaaccATGTAAAGTTCTTTTCTACATTGAAGATCCCGCCAAAGCTTCTCTCAGAAGACCAGCATTGATTGGAGTGATACGATTGATGAGCAGAAACTGAAGAAACAGAAAGGAACGTACAGGGAACATCTGAGATCGTCCCATGTGTCTTGGAACTGCACAAATTTACAAAAAGCgactgaaaaataaattatccaaattattaaaaaattctctaAACAAAGGGACGGAGACGAGTGTTTGGTTAGACCCAACGATTCACCGCGCACACCCTCAGCTCAAAGAGGCACATCGCTTCTGCAGTTGATCTTTCAATGAAATTCAAGGTATTTCCCGGCTGCTCGAGGTTCAGAGATCATAATTTAAACAGTTCCGGTACGTTTCTTCACCGGCTGCAGAAGAAAGGCGACAAAGACTGATCACACTGAAGGAATAAAAGAGAACGGTGCACGAGGGGGGAGGGCAGGAAAGCGAAACGAGGAAGAAATATGAGAAATAACGTAAACACATAACAAAACAAATTACACAAACACAACGGTCGATTTATATACAATatactatataaatatatatatatacatattatatatacacacataggCTAGTTACGATATACATGTgcttttgataaaaaattattacttgTAGAGGTTAGCTAGCCCTCGTATACAGAAACACGATGGAACTGCTGAAGTACACGACGCCTGCGTCCACGTA comes from Osmia lignaria lignaria isolate PbOS001 chromosome 8, iyOsmLign1, whole genome shotgun sequence and encodes:
- the LOC117608958 gene encoding rho GTPase-activating protein 100F isoform X5, which produces MDTGTGTKLTSIGLRTDGEIDKRKEERSWTQETALERGAEGSKGEELAAGFSEDTSNKRGCKSAAQVWMSLLSLCDRMCGSTAWLVLFTCLHGEGRGEVTDISASPGRQAPANQLRPKEPPPMVIQGDFRKVSGISTEIFKQIETVENDHDASTAAALEAVERRGEMVVRVIEPRQMGRQASEAAKKFIAMQDPKHPIHFVEIIKRPGQTLGLYIREGNGVDRNDGVFISRIALETAVYNSGCLKVGDEILAVNLVDVTHMSLDDVVIIMSIPRRLVLATRHGQHQPVSHSRQAEHKAPPVVVIKRELNEDESDHATSNHVRDGNRRRGDGREMLPSRSRLGLTGLGSSQDLGSSNGDLYYNSRPEGHWSYQPPPPPVITHQPKPSTTQHFQPYERGYPKTLESLAEKDFTKVHSFYTGPVMPSNGGRRMSTGAGMQSVGSRLSSQTQSSHYGSYGQHTGSGRIMPRSGSDQHLPRVDYTSITTPARHTLLRSSLKSGTSALRYNTRYGTQGDSTTSAQRQGQFGTLTRRHRPSLDYASDTEATCSSSPKSAYYYYRHNMNNPSQSSAVSHLATLSRSQIGQSSSGLRSNSLPRSGRTLPQQPGLRSGLSTVASGLIDQEDSDGALSAPELPSIRRDRGRIPSSPSVFTSDEYRAWLSRTPSTSALYEQIRATTARPPRYTYSAENIHAAANQGEYGSYGGYRPLSSTLDRLSTRSASAQQVNLANLRASTAISSTCHRGTTNPRPASVASSARTSLTSQKPSLSSSATQRATSVRRIRNLLDLESTRSIPTPTPTRTQDQRLLDINPAEFLKYKIEKPPTVGTPSSTSSLLSSLGETSSGDLAGGISGLLWVHLLAGRGLRSTTSSSAATTPSTPSGQPNLASCGLRDLYCVLECDRVHKARTVVRTGDLMFDWDETFELDLVGNRQLDLLVYSWDPQYRHKLCYKGSVHLASLLKESPLQQLAVKVEPRGTIYLRLRYIDAQQTFRRRGLPVISLATRVAPLFGVDLDTVVSRESKTGGVPGGVSTALAMGVPNVPIIVWRCVEEVERRGLDIIGLYRLCGSATKKRILREAFERNARSVNLSPDNVPDINVITGVLKDYLRELPEPLFTKCLYQMMVDALAVCLPDDPQGSAKLMFSILDCLPKVNRCTLIYLLDHLAMVVSQCNKMSPASLAVCFGPVLMLHSEENGPPLDFQQPIAVLKYLLEIWPVKSDSSEDFFSRFSASSSYATSRAQQQSTPNAAASAAATAAATGAASNAGNIGTNRAALAAATLTSSTAPNFNSRGSRGLHSSSTTGQASTGDSLVSRFT
- the LOC117608958 gene encoding rho GTPase-activating protein 100F isoform X6, translated to MDTGTGTKLTSIGLRTDGEIDKRKEERSWTQETALERGAEGSKGEELAAGFSEDTSNKRGCKSAAQVWMSLLSLCDRMCGSTAWLVLFTCLHGEGRGEVTDISASPGRQAPANQLRPKEPPPMVIQGDFRKVSGISTEIFKQIETVENDHDASTAAALEAVERRGEMVVRVIEPRQMGRQASEAAKKFIAMQDPKHPIHFVEIIKRPGQTLGLYIREGNGVDRNDGVFISRIALETAVYNSGCLKVGDEILAVNLVDVTHMSLDDVVIIMSIPRRLVLATRHGQHQPVSHSRQAEHKAPPVVVIKRELNEDESDHATSNHVRDGNRRRGDGREMLPSRSRLGLTGLGSSQDLGSSNGDLYYNSRPEGHWSYQPPPPPVITHQPKPSTTQHFQPYERGYPKTLESLAEKDFTKVHSFYTGPVMPSNGGRRMSTGAGMQSVGSRLSSQTQSSHYGSYGQHTGSGRIMPRSGSDQHLPRVDYTSITTPARHTLLRSSLKSGTSALRYNTRYGTQGDSTTSAQRQGQFGTLTRRHRPSLDYASDTEATCSSSPKSAYYYYRHNMNNPSQSSAVSHLATLSRSQIGQSSSGLRSNSLPRSGRTLPQQPGLRSGLSTVASGLIDQEDSDGALSAPELPSIRRDRGRIPSSPSVFTSDEYRAWLSRTPSTSALYEQIRATTARPPRYTYSAENIHAAANQGEYGSYGGYRPLSSTLDRLSTRSASAQQVNLANLRASTAISSTCHRGTTNPRPASVASSARTSLTSQKPSLSSSATQRATSVRRIRNLLDLESTRSIPTPTPTRTQDQRLLDINPAEFLKYKIEKPPTVGTPSSTSSLLSSLGETSSGDLAGGISGLLWVHLLAGRGLRSTTSSSAATTPSTPSGQPNLASCGLRDLYCVLECDRVHKARTVVRTGDLMFDWDETFELDLVGNRQLDLLVYSWDPQYRHKLCYKGSVHLASLLKESPLQQLAVKVEPRGTIYLRLRYIDAQQTFRRRGLPVISLATRVAPLFGVDLDTVVSRESKTGGVPGGVSTALAMGVPNVPIIVWRCVEEVERRGLDIIGLYRLCGSATKKRILREAFERNARSVNLSPDNVPDINVITGVLKDYLRELPEPLFTKCLYQMMVDALAVCLPDDPQGSAKLMFSILDCLPKVNRCTLIYLLDHLAMVVSQCNKMSPASLAVCFGPVLMLHSEENGPPLDFQQPIAVLKYLLEIWPVKSDSSEDFFSRFSASSSYATSRAQQQSTPNAAASAAATAAATGAASNAGNIGTNRAALAAATLTSSTAPNFNSRGSRGLHSSSTTGQASTDVPLSSLTP
- the LOC117608958 gene encoding rho GTPase-activating protein 100F isoform X7, which codes for MDTGTGTKLTSIGLRTDGEIDKRKEERSWTQETALERGAEGSKGEELAAGFSEDTSNKRGCKSAAQVWMSLLSLCDRMCGSTAWLVLFTCLHGEGRGEVTDISASPGRQAPANQLRPKEPPPMVIQGDFRKVSGISTEIFKQIETVENDHDASTAAALEAVERRGEMVVRVIEPRQMGRQASEAAKKFIAMQDPKHPIHFVEIIKRPGQTLGLYIREGNGVDRNDGVFISRIALETAVYNSGCLKVGDEILAVNLVDVTHMSLDDVVIIMSIPRRLVLATRHGQHQPVSHSRQAEHKAPPVVVIKRELNEDESDHATSNHVRDGNRRRGDGREMLPSRSRLGLTGLGSSQDLGSSNGDLYYNSRPEGHWSYQPPPPPVITHQPKPSTTQHFQPYERGYPKTLESLAEKDFTKVHSFYTGPVMPSNGGRRMSTGAGMQSVGSRLSSQTQSSHYGSYGQHTGSGRIMPRSGSDQHLPRVDYTSITTPARHTLLRSSLKSGTSALRYNTRYGTQGDSTTSAQRQGQFGTLTRRHRPSLDYASDTEATCSSSPKSAYYYYRHNMNNPSQSSAVSHLATLSRSQIGQSSSGLRSNSLPRSGRTLPQQPGLRSGLSTVASGLIDQEDSDGALSAPELPSIRRDRGRIPSSPSVFTSDEYRAWLSRTPSTSALYEQIRATTARPPRYTYSAENIHAAANQGEYGSYGGYRPLSSTLDRLSTRSASAQQVNLANLRASTAISSTCHRGTTNPRPASVASSARTSLTSQKPSLSSSATQRATSVRRIRNLLDLESTRSIPTPTPTRTQDQRLLDINPAEFLKYKIEKPPTVGTPSSTSSLLSSLGETSSGDLAGGISGLLWVHLLAGRGLRSTTSSSAATTPSTPSGQPNLASCGLRDLYCVLECDRVHKARTVVRTGDLMFDWDETFELDLVGNRQLDLLVYSWDPQYRHKLCYKGSVHLASLLKESPLQQLAVKVEPRGTIYLRLRYIDAQQTFRRRGLPVISLATRVAPLFGVDLDTVVSRESKTGGVPGGVSTALAMGVPNVPIIVWRCVEEVERRGLDIIGLYRLCGSATKKRILREAFERNARSVNLSPDNVPDINVITGVLKDYLRELPEPLFTKCLYQMMVDALAVCLPDDPQGSAKLMFSILDCLPKVNRCTLIYLLDHLAMVVSQCNKMSPASLAVCFGPVLMLHSEENGPPLDFQQPIAVLKYLLEIWPVKSVRKISSVASALPRVTQQAEHNNSQHQMQQHQQQQQQQQQVPHQMQGTLGRTGLPWQQQHSLHQQPPTSTAAVLAASTRPPPPVKPRQTFHFLH